One window of Thermocoleostomius sinensis A174 genomic DNA carries:
- a CDS encoding AAA family ATPase has translation MSDPFKELEEFLDFKRLEELVDERLEQLLDFVEEFEEQLGGGFGFDVQVKSRPKPPEPERPYSQPTATDTNQSTVATAPPAPPTTLKEVGGLSDVLQELRELVEIPLKRPKLLQSLGLEPARGVLLVGPPGTGKTLTARSLAEDLGVNYIAIVGPEIIGKYYGEAEARLRSLFEKAKRSAPCIIFIDEIDSLAPDRSNVEGEVEKRVVAQLLSLMDGFAALNGVIVLAATNRPEHLDPALRRPGRFDREVQFRVPDRNGRLEILRILTRSMPLDASVQLTNIADLAVGMVGADLKALCQKAAYLALRRQVPNLQTSVSSNLTINQTDFQQALKEIKPSVLRSVEVESPNVAWEAIGGLELVKQTLQESVEGALLYPELYQRAGAKAPRGILLWGPPGTGKTLLAKAVASQARANFIAVNGPELLSKWVGASEQAVRDLFTKARQAAPCVVFMDEIDSLAPARGSFQSDSGVSDRVVGQLLTELDGLQGCANVLLIGATNRPEALDPALLRAGRLDLQLKVDLPDLPSRLAILQVHNHDRPLTEAVYLAEWADRTEGWNGAELALLSNQAALQAIRRYRSQQHTDPTLLQITPEDFETAYQTLLTQRG, from the coding sequence ATGAGCGATCCATTTAAAGAATTAGAAGAATTTTTAGATTTTAAGCGGCTAGAAGAACTGGTTGACGAGCGCTTAGAACAACTTCTCGATTTTGTTGAAGAGTTTGAAGAACAACTCGGCGGTGGGTTCGGGTTTGATGTACAGGTAAAATCTCGCCCAAAGCCTCCTGAACCAGAGCGTCCTTACTCGCAGCCGACAGCAACCGATACGAATCAATCAACCGTTGCCACGGCTCCCCCGGCTCCGCCCACCACCCTCAAAGAAGTCGGAGGCTTGTCGGACGTACTGCAAGAATTGCGAGAACTGGTTGAAATTCCGCTGAAGCGGCCGAAGCTGTTGCAAAGTTTAGGATTAGAACCCGCACGCGGGGTGCTGTTGGTGGGGCCACCCGGAACCGGAAAGACCCTCACTGCCCGATCGCTGGCGGAAGACTTGGGTGTGAACTACATCGCCATTGTTGGCCCAGAAATTATTGGCAAGTATTACGGGGAAGCCGAAGCCCGATTACGCAGCTTGTTTGAGAAAGCAAAACGATCGGCTCCTTGCATAATATTTATTGACGAAATTGACAGCCTTGCCCCCGATCGCTCCAATGTAGAAGGGGAGGTAGAAAAACGAGTCGTCGCTCAACTGCTGAGTCTGATGGACGGCTTTGCCGCTTTAAACGGCGTCATTGTGCTAGCGGCAACCAATCGTCCAGAGCATCTTGATCCAGCGTTACGGCGACCCGGACGCTTCGATCGCGAGGTGCAGTTTCGAGTGCCCGATCGCAACGGTCGCTTGGAAATTCTCAGGATCTTGACGCGATCGATGCCGTTAGATGCGTCAGTACAACTGACAAATATTGCCGATTTGGCAGTGGGCATGGTGGGGGCAGATCTGAAGGCGCTGTGCCAAAAGGCAGCGTATCTAGCGCTGCGACGACAAGTACCGAATCTGCAAACCTCAGTTTCTAGCAATCTGACTATCAACCAAACCGATTTTCAGCAAGCCCTCAAAGAGATTAAGCCCTCGGTGCTGCGATCGGTGGAGGTGGAATCACCCAACGTGGCATGGGAGGCGATCGGCGGTCTGGAATTGGTGAAGCAAACGCTTCAGGAGTCGGTAGAAGGCGCGCTGCTGTATCCCGAACTATATCAGCGGGCCGGAGCCAAAGCCCCCAGAGGAATTTTACTGTGGGGACCACCAGGAACGGGTAAAACCTTGCTGGCTAAAGCGGTGGCGTCACAAGCACGAGCTAATTTCATAGCAGTGAACGGACCGGAGTTGCTCAGCAAATGGGTGGGGGCATCGGAACAAGCGGTGCGAGACCTGTTCACCAAAGCGCGGCAAGCGGCCCCCTGTGTGGTGTTCATGGACGAGATTGATAGTCTGGCTCCGGCCCGAGGTAGTTTTCAAAGCGATTCTGGAGTCAGCGATCGCGTGGTGGGGCAACTGCTGACCGAGCTCGATGGGCTACAAGGCTGTGCCAATGTCCTGTTGATTGGGGCAACCAATCGACCAGAGGCGCTTGATCCAGCCTTGTTGCGGGCAGGTCGGTTGGATCTACAACTGAAGGTGGATTTACCCGATCTGCCCAGTCGGTTGGCCATTTTGCAGGTTCATAATCACGATCGCCCCTTAACGGAGGCAGTATATTTGGCAGAATGGGCCGATCGAACCGAGGGGTGGAATGGGGCCGAACTAGCTTTATTAAGTAATCAGGCGGCCCTGCAAGCGATTCGACGTTACCGATCGCAACAACATACTGATCCAACTCTGCTGCAAATTACCCCAGAGGATTTTGAAACAGCCTATCAAACCTTGTTAACTCAGCGAGGATAA
- a CDS encoding polysaccharide deacetylase family protein produces MQLAPFFPLIHKVLRPTFPTCLWTGDANSATIALTFDDGPHPTHTPQLLEVLDRYEIPASFFWLGACVHRSPHMAQEIWQRGHWIGLHGYQHHSFPRLSADELKQSLAKTQEAIAHACQVDLAYVQQNIRDVRPPNGLFTPQTLRYLQQWNYRPVMWSVVPEDWVRPGIDIVTQRVLSQTCNGSLIVLHDGYCGGEDVAKTADRLIPRLLDQGYQFVTVDALWQQAAIGVPVVKT; encoded by the coding sequence ATGCAACTTGCTCCGTTCTTCCCGCTGATTCACAAAGTCCTGCGACCCACCTTCCCTACTTGCTTGTGGACAGGAGATGCCAATTCTGCCACGATCGCCCTCACATTTGATGATGGCCCACATCCCACTCACACCCCACAACTCCTGGAAGTTTTAGATCGCTACGAAATCCCCGCCAGCTTTTTCTGGCTAGGGGCCTGTGTACACCGATCGCCTCACATGGCCCAAGAAATTTGGCAGCGCGGGCACTGGATTGGGCTACACGGCTATCAGCATCACTCGTTTCCCCGGCTCAGCGCTGATGAATTGAAGCAAAGCTTGGCAAAAACGCAAGAGGCGATCGCGCACGCCTGCCAGGTGGATCTAGCATATGTGCAGCAAAACATTCGCGATGTGCGTCCCCCCAATGGCTTATTCACGCCACAAACCTTGCGCTATCTCCAGCAATGGAACTATCGCCCTGTCATGTGGAGCGTAGTTCCCGAAGATTGGGTACGTCCGGGCATTGATATCGTCACTCAGCGAGTGCTGAGCCAAACCTGCAACGGCTCGCTGATTGTGTTGCACGATGGTTACTGTGGCGGCGAAGATGTGGCAAAAACTGCCGATCGTTTGATTCCTCGCTTGTTAGATCAAGGCTATCAGTTCGTCACAGTCGATGCGCTGTGGCAACAAGCCGCGATTGGTGTGCCAGTGGTCAAAACTTGA
- the arsS gene encoding arsenosugar biosynthesis radical SAM (seleno)protein ArsS (Some members of this family are selenoproteins.), whose translation MTLPYGVDLNEIAAGPKPTTSLQRRRSPLAEPSRQLASLEAIDLSQLPHAGEFSARIAEAGWAELRPATLEIFQINVGKLCNMTCRHCHVDAGPDRREIMDRETIEACLQALDQTTAHTVDITGGAPELNLHFRYLVNECVARGKHVIDRCNLTVLLLPTLQDLPQWLAERGVEVVCSLPHYRKFNTDNQRGQGTFEQSIEALHRLNAVGYGTGNPQRRLTLMSNPVGAFLASNQTKMEQEWKAGLLKNHGVTFDRLIALNNMPISRFLEWLEASGNLEGYLELLVNSFNPATVSGLMCRNTLSISWDGRLFDCDFNQMLNLEVQSPTDQRPHIRNFHPDWLAQRHIVTGRHCFGCTAGAGSSCGGAIE comes from the coding sequence ATGACCCTACCCTATGGCGTTGATTTAAATGAGATAGCAGCCGGACCCAAGCCCACTACGTCTTTGCAACGCCGTCGATCGCCTCTAGCTGAGCCAAGTCGTCAGCTTGCCAGTTTAGAAGCCATTGACTTATCGCAACTGCCCCATGCGGGAGAGTTTTCGGCACGGATTGCAGAAGCGGGATGGGCAGAACTTCGACCAGCGACACTGGAAATCTTCCAAATTAATGTTGGTAAATTGTGTAACATGACCTGTCGCCATTGTCATGTCGATGCGGGGCCCGATCGACGGGAAATCATGGATCGAGAAACGATCGAAGCCTGCTTGCAAGCACTGGATCAAACGACTGCACATACTGTCGATATCACTGGCGGCGCACCAGAACTGAATCTGCACTTTCGCTATTTAGTCAATGAATGTGTGGCGCGGGGCAAGCATGTAATCGATCGCTGTAACCTGACGGTGCTGCTATTGCCTACTTTGCAAGACTTACCTCAATGGCTAGCAGAACGCGGCGTCGAAGTGGTGTGTTCCTTGCCACACTATCGTAAATTCAACACCGATAACCAGCGCGGACAGGGCACCTTTGAACAATCGATCGAAGCGCTGCATCGACTGAATGCGGTAGGGTATGGTACGGGTAATCCCCAACGCCGACTCACGTTGATGTCAAATCCAGTGGGGGCATTTCTAGCGAGCAACCAGACCAAGATGGAGCAGGAATGGAAAGCAGGACTGCTCAAAAATCATGGGGTAACGTTCGATCGCTTAATTGCCCTGAATAATATGCCGATTTCTCGCTTTTTAGAGTGGCTGGAAGCATCAGGCAACTTAGAGGGGTATTTGGAACTGTTGGTCAATTCCTTTAATCCAGCTACCGTTTCCGGTCTCATGTGTCGCAACACGCTGTCCATCTCCTGGGACGGGCGCTTGTTTGACTGCGACTTTAACCAGATGTTGAATTTAGAAGTGCAATCTCCGACGGATCAGCGTCCGCATATTCGTAATTTCCACCCAGACTGGTTGGCGCAGCGGCACATTGTTACTGGGCGGCACTGTTTTGGCTGTACGGCGGGGGCTGGAAGTTCCTGTGGTGGAGCGATCGAATAG
- a CDS encoding arsenosugar biosynthesis-associated peroxidase-like protein, with protein sequence MDQYYKPEHLAHFGQISEGNSELAEKFFAYYGAVFQEGALSVREKALIALAVAHTVQCPYCIDAYSKECLQQGSDLEQMTEAIHVATAIRGGASLVHGLQMLDHVKQLAM encoded by the coding sequence ATGGATCAATACTATAAACCGGAGCACCTGGCTCATTTTGGTCAAATTAGTGAAGGCAATTCCGAGCTAGCCGAGAAATTTTTTGCCTACTATGGAGCCGTGTTTCAAGAAGGCGCCCTTTCGGTGCGTGAGAAAGCGCTGATTGCGCTGGCGGTGGCGCACACGGTGCAGTGTCCCTATTGCATTGATGCCTATAGCAAAGAGTGTTTACAGCAAGGGTCTGACTTGGAGCAAATGACCGAGGCCATTCATGTGGCTACGGCGATCCGAGGCGGGGCGTCGCTCGTACATGGATTACAAATGCTGGATCACGTGAAGCAGTTGGCAATGTGA